The genomic DNA AGAACCATTCCCGACAATCTACTTTTAAGCGAGGAAGCTAGTTTGACGATCGATCATAGCTCAGAACAGCATATGTGGTCTGTATCAGAGTAAGAACAAATAGGGCAAGAGCACCAAATAATGAGATAATTGCCCAAGGATTGCTAAAGTAATCACGATTCAACCTTGCGCGCCATTTGTTGCATCTAGTGTCATGGTGCTTCCTCATGGCATTGACGACATCCGCAAGGTAGAAATTATATGAAGTATAGCTAACATTCGTGCCAAGTTTGTTAAATAGAGTGGCAATTTCTTGGCTGTCCCCTAAGTCGCCGATAATGATTTCATGTTGTTGAAGCAATTCGACATCTGCTGCGGTATTGATGAGGGAATCCATAAGCACCATATAGGATGTAACACGGAACTTGGAATTCATTGAACATTGCTCGTAAGCGATGAGATTTCTCAAGAGCGAGTTGATGCCGTCCTCTATTCGAAGTTGGGGAATCTCCAACTTGCCGTTATGAAATGTAATGTCCAGGAAACTCTTGTATCTCTTCTTTCTGCCGAAGTGAATTCCAGCTTCATTGAATATTGTAGCACTGGGAATCCATGGTATGCCAGGGCCAAGGTAATCCTTCTCGGGGTTTGTTGTCGGATCAATGCAAGAAAGACAAAAATGAATTATGTGATGAAAAGTCTTATTGTTGGAGGGAGGTTTCAAGTCACTTGAGATACGCATGCGGATCAACTCGACTGTTAGACTTCGAAAGCGATCGCCGTGAGGAAATGCATATTGGTACAAAGTTTcaagaagaaaaaaaggaagcTGGTTTTCGAGCATGAAGATATCTTGTAATGTATTAAAATGAGTCCACCAGGTACTCTCTTCTGAAATCTCCATCCGGTGGGTCCACCCCATTATTGTAAGCATCAGAAAGCATCCGTCTAGCAACATCATTTCCACAAAACTGTTGCTGCTCATGTTCACTTCCTCCGAATAGGCAACGCGTGCTTGCGTTTCCAGACCCTTGATCAGACCCACATAGTCCTTCATGACCATACCAGGGTTCTGCTCGAGGACAAACTTGAGGTACTTCCATTTGAGCTGATTCATAGCCTGTAGATGAGGTTTGTGGTGGTGGTAGGGGCCGAGTGAGACGAGCAATGGCTCATAGGCTTGGGGGTCGACACTTTTCAAGATATCCGGGACTCTATATATTGTTGGCTCTCTGTTTCTGTCCCTAAATTTTGTGTCTGACACCTTCAACTCCAATGAGGCTACCCAGTCCATGTCCAGTGATGCCTCAATCCCCTCATCTTCTATGTTTTTCATCTTGATTCCAAAGGATTTGCTCTCGAGGATTACAATGATTCAAATAGCTATAAATACAGCGACCTAACAGAGGAAGGAAATAGCACAAGGAAACGAAAATAGCACAAAGGATTTCCCCTTGAAGATTATAATGACAGAGGAAGTAAATAGCACAAAGGAAAGAAAATGGATCGATGACTTGATAATAAGAAGTAAAAAACCAACCTTAGAAAGCTTTCGTTAGGCTAAAGTAGCTCTATCTTTCAGCTCCCAACAATCTCAAGCATAATTGCTAGATTGCTTTATGGATTGATACTTTCTCACACAAACCAAGGTCCTATTTATACGGAGATTGTACCACCTTTTGCCGAATACATATACGAATATTGTATGACTTTTGCAGAATAATCGTTGAGATGATTATTATTTACATCAAAGCACGTAGCCCTTTTTTATTAGATGTAACGAATCCTAGTTTACTCTCGCTTTTAtccattaaataatttttattcaaAACTTCTTATTGACCAAATTTGTTTATGGATTGAATTCTAACTGCgtagagatttttttttgttttttggggTAGGACGCTAAATTTATAAATGTTGGTGTTTTGGATGAAGTTTTATAATTGCTCCTTAGTTTATTTTGATagtcaataaaaaaattttataaataaaattcatcATCTTTAAAATTAATAGATTTGAAAAAGttagataattaaattaaaaataatactcATGTTGAGATGATTATTATTTACATAAAAACATGTGCTTTGTGACACTTATTTTTATTCGATGGAACAGATCAAAGTTTTATGATGGATCAAATTGATTTATGGATTGTTATTTTCTCGTTGGTCAAAGATGATTATATTCATCTCAACGTCCCTATCAATCTATCTCAGAATCAACACagagaaaaaaaatcatgaattatCATTTATCTTTAGAATAATGACTGAcacataaaagaaatatttattttcattatataaaattttaaatttcaaattaacagCACCGCATGTGCTAACTATTAAACCCTCCCAACTTTTATTATTGACATGAAAGCGTAATAGCATATGCGTTCTGACACTTGATGGAACAAATAAAGTTTTAATATGTCCTCTTGTCCATCAAATAACTTTGATTCAAAACTACTTGATTGACCAAATACTTATTTATGGATTGCTATTTTCTCACACACAAAGCAAGTTCTATGTGAAGGCCGTTTAGATGATTATTATTTACATCAAAGCATGTGCATTGggacaattttttttatttgatggaATAGGTTAATTTACAAAGTCCTTTTGTCCATCAAATAATTCTGCCTCGAAATTCTCACAAAAAACAATGTCCAATGATATGATTATTATTGACATCAAAGCATGTGCATTCTACACTATACTTTTTTATTTGATGAAACAGATCAAAGTTTTACTCTGACATTTTGTCCATTAAACTAAAACAACCGTAAGTCATAAACTATGTTATTGCTTGATGGATTGCTACTTTCACACACAACGAAAGATCCTGTGCTGAAGACTTTTGAGATGATTATTATTTACATCAAAGCATTTGCGCTATTTCTTACCTTAAACTTTTTACACAAATCAAGTTCAGAATATAATTGAAGGGGttacatataaaataaaatagaccTCTTCTTCAAATGCGATTATGGTGACTTGAACGTGAGCTTTTTATCTCCTTTTATTGACTTGAATGTAGAATCAAATTTAACATTAGAGTGGAATGAATAGCGttacaagttttaaaaattactaCAAGAAAATCATGCATTAACATGGCTTTAGCGATGGATTATTTAAGCCGTTAATAATCCATCACTATTAGCGGGGGCGAAACTACACTTAGACTAGGGTAGACTCTAGCCctatcaatttttaaaaaaattacaattaaaattttatttcaattcaTATCATCCATAGTAATTTTATTTCAACCCTTATTTCTCTATATTGAATTATTGAAGGGTTgcttttcaataattttaattaaacctaaatttcttcTTATTTACTGCTTCACCTTTTTACGCGTACTGCTCTATTTACCGCACGAGCAGTTATTGTCGTGGCCTTCCTTGTCCCTCCTCGCAGACATCTAGTTGCGACTTAACTAAGCAAACCTTCTCCCTATATATTAGCGCGCCCCCAGTCCTATCATCACTACGTTCTTTCTTGACCATAACGACATCACATTCATTGCTATCCCGTTGATAGTCTTGTTATCAC from Zingiber officinale cultivar Zhangliang chromosome 4A, Zo_v1.1, whole genome shotgun sequence includes the following:
- the LOC121972948 gene encoding UPF0481 protein At3g47200-like, whose amino-acid sequence is MKNIEDEGIEASLDMDWVASLELKVSDTKFRDRNREPTIYRVPDILKSVDPQAYEPLLVSLGPYHHHKPHLQAMNQLKWKYLKFVLEQNPGMVMKDYVGLIKGLETQARVAYSEEVNMSSNSFVEMMLLDGCFLMLTIMGWTHRMEISEESTWWTHFNTLQDIFMLENQLPFFLLETLYQYAFPHGDRFRSLTVELIRMRISSDLKPPSNNKTFHHIIHFCLSCIDPTTNPEKDYLGPGIPWIPSATIFNEAGIHFGRKKRYKSFLDITFHNGKLEIPQLRIEDGINSLLRNLIAYEQCSMNSKFRVTSYMVLMDSLINTAADVELLQQHEIIIGDLGDSQEIATLFNKLGTNVSYTSYNFYLADVVNAMRKHHDTRCNKWRARLNRDYFSNPWAIISLFGALALFVLTLIQTTYAVLSYDRSSN